From Plectropomus leopardus isolate mb chromosome 17, YSFRI_Pleo_2.0, whole genome shotgun sequence, a single genomic window includes:
- the psmg3 gene encoding proteasome assembly chaperone 3 produces MSSTEPIIRSRQTEKEVNGISTQVVCTEFSNYIFVVLTQYGKMGTLISVTPDSRSNDISTPTFSTKVLLGKDEPLTHVCAKNLVTFVSQEAGNRPVLLGLALKDSSIDAIKQMKEIIRSCQVW; encoded by the exons ATGTCTTCCACGGAGCCCATCATCAGAtcaagacagacagagaaagaagtCAACGGAATTTCGACGCAGGTCGTCTGTACAGAGTTCAGCAATTACATATTTGTAGTTCTCACTCAGTACGGCAAAATGGGGACACTGATATCAGTCACACCTGACTCCAGATCTAATGATATCAGCACCCCAACGTTCTCCACCAAAGTACTGCTGGGCAAAGACGAG ccACTGACACATGTCTGTGCCAAAAACCTGGTAACTTTTGTGTCACAAGAAGCTGGCAACAGGCCTGTCTTGCTGGGACTAGCACTCAAGGATTCCTCCATAGATGCTatcaaacaaatgaaagaaatcataAGAAGTTGTCAGGTCTGGTAG